GGGCGGGCCGACGACGCGGTGCACGACGTCCTGCTGCTTGGTGAAGCCGACCACCGGGGCGACCTTCCAGCCGCGGCGCAGCATCTGCAGCGCACCGGCGGCCGCGGCGGGCTGGCCCTCCATCTGGGTGTACGCCGCCTTCTGCGCGCGGCGACCGAAGACGATCAGCGCCGCGAGCATGCCGATCATGAACGCGCCGATGATCGAGATCACCAGCGACAGCGCGCCGTCGCCGGGCAGCAGCCACATCAGGCCGAAACCGGCCGCCGCGCCCACCACGAACGTCGCGAGGATGATCAGGCCCAGGCGCGGGTCGCTGCGCTTGGCCATCTGGTAGGTCTGCATGATCTGCCCACGGCGCGAGGTGGGCGTGGAGGCGGGGGTCGACATAGGTGGCCTTGTCCAGCTAGGTGAGTGGTGGTGCGGTGCGGAGGAGCGGGTCAGACGGTCGCGGCGGCGCGGGCGTCCATGGCCTGACCGTACAGCCGGCCGGCGCGGTAGGACGAGCGGACCAGCGGACCCGAGAGGGCGCCGGCGAAGCCGATCTCGTCGGCCTCGGCCTTGAGCTCGACGAACTCCTCGGGCTTGACCCACCGCTCGACGGGGTGGTGGCGCGGGGAGGGGCGCAGGTACTGGGTGATGGTGATCAGCTCACAGCCCGCGTCGTGCAGGTCGCGCAGCGCCTGCGAGACCTCCTCGCGGGTCTCGCCCATGCCGAGGATCAGGTTGGACTTGGTGACCAGCCCGAAGTCGCGGGCCTGGGTGATCACGTCCAGGGACCGGTCGTAGCGGAACGCCGGGCGGATCCGCTTGAAGATCCGCGGCACGGTCTCCACGTTGTGGGCCAGCACCTCGGGACGGCTCTCGAACACCTCGGTGAGCAGGTCGGGCTTGCCGTTGAAGTCGGGGATCAGGTTCTCCACCCCGGTGCCCGGGTTGAGCGCGTGGATCGCGCGGACGGTCTCGGCGTAGAGCCACGCGCCGCCGTCGGGCAGGTCGTCGCGCGCGACGCCGGTGATGGTGGCGTACTTGAGCTGCATCTTCTGCACCGACTCGGCCACCCGGCGGGGCTCGTCGCGGTCGAGCGGGGCGGGCTTGCCGGTGTCGATCTGGCAGAAGTCGCAGCGGCGGGTGCACTGCTCGCCGCCGATGAGGAAGGTGGCCTCGCGGTCCTCCCAGCACTCGAAGATGTTGGGGCACCCGGCCTCCTGGCAGACCGTGTGGAGTCCCTCGGACTTCACCAGGTTCTGCAGGGCGGTGTACTCCGGCCCCATCTTCGCCTTCGTCTTGATCCACTCGGGCTTGCGCTCGATCGGCGTCTCGGCGTTGCGGATCTCCAGGCGGAGGAGCTTGCGTCCTTCGGGTGCAGGGGCAGTCACGTCGTCACTCTACGCCGGGCCCGGTGCCCGCCCAATTCGCCCTCCGGGGCCGCTCCCGGCCCGCCCGGCACCGTCTCAGAGCAGCAGGTCGGGCGTGATCGGCAGACGGCGCACGCGCCGTCCGGTGGCGTGGAAGACCGCGTTGCCGATGGCCGCCGCGACGCCGCACAGCCCGATCTCGCCGACACCCTTGACGCCCACCGGGTTGAGCCGGTCGGGCCCGCCGACGAACTCGACCTCGAGGTCGGGGACGTCCGCGCTGACGGCGACGAGGTAGTCGGCGAGGTGGGCGTTGGTGATCCGCCCGGTCTGCGGGCCGGCGTGCAGGTCGGTGACGGTGTGCTCGAGCAGGGCGTGCCCGATCCCGCCGACCGTGCCGCCGACGACCTGGCTGCGCGCGGTGCGCTCGTTGAGCACCTCGCCGCAGTCCACGACCGACACCAGCCGCTCGACGCGGACCAGCCCGAGGTCGGCGTCCACGCGGACCTTGGCGAACTTCGCCCCGAAGGCGCCCGAGGGCGACATGCCGACCTCGGAGGGGTCGGGTGGGGTGGCGGTCGCCTCGGCGGACACCTCGTCGCGCTGCCCGACTGCTCCGGACAGCGCCGCGCGCCCGGGGGCGTCGCCGAGGCCGAGGTCGTCGAGCAGGGACGCGGCCGCGCGCGCGACCGCGTTGGTGATCGCCATCGCCAGCCCGGACCCGCCGGCCGGGGGAGAGGCCGGCAGCGAGCTGTCGCCGAGGACGACCTCGACGTCGGCCAGGTCGAGCCCGAGGTGGCGGGCCGCGACCTGCGTGACCACCGTGTAGGTCCCGGTCCCGATGTCCATCGCCGAGGAGTGCACGACGGCGCTGCCGTCGGCGCGCACCACGAGGCGTACGGAGCAGGGCTGCTGGAAGTAGAAGAACGACACCGCCGCCATGCCGTAGCCGACGAGGTCGTCGCCGTCGCGCATCGAGCGCGGCGTCGGGTCGCGGTCGTCCCAGCCGATCAGCTCGGCGCCGCGCCGCAGGCACTCGTCGAGCGCCTTGCTCGACCACGGCAGGTCGTCCTGGTCGGGGTTGGTCTCGGCGTAGTTGCGCAGCCGGAGCTCGACCGGGTCGACGCCCAATTCGACCGCGAGCTCGTCGAGCGCGGTCTCCAGCGCGAAGTTGCCCTGCGCCTCGCCGGGCGCCCGCATCGAGCCGGGCGGTGAGATGTGCAGCCGGACCTGGTCGACGTCGGTGCGCAGGTGCTCCACGGCGTAGCCCTGGCGGGTGCCGGAGACGACGTCCTCGGGGTTGTCGTCGTCGAGCGCTGCCGGGACGGTCGCGGTGTGCTCGACCGCGGTCAGGGTGCCGTCGCGCCGCGCCCCGAGGCGTACGCGCTGCACCGTCTCGGGGCGGTGGCCGACCCCGGTGAACATCTGCGTCCGGCTGAGCACGACCCGCACCGGGCGCCCGACGACGCGGGCGGCCATCGCGGCGGCGTGGATGAACGGCCACGGCCGCAGGCCCGACCCGAAGCCGCCGCCGAGGTAGGGGCACAGCACCTGCACGCCCTCGCGGGGCACGTCGAACGCCTCGGCCAGGCTGTCGGCCACGTTGAACGGCCACTGGGTGGTCGCCCACATGGTCAGCGCGTCGCCGTCCCACTGCGCGCAGGCGGCGAACAGGCCGATCGGGTTGTTGGTGTTGTCGCCGGTGGCGTAGTCGGCCTCGACGACCACGTCGGCCTCCGCGAGGCCGCGCTCGAGGTCGCCGCGGACGCTGTCGGCGCCCACCGGGTCGTCGTCCTCGCGGACGGCACGGGGGTCGTTGAGGTCGACGACGGGCTCGTCGGCGTCGACGTGGACGTGGAGCAGCGACGCGGCGTGGACCGCCTCCTCGCGCGTCTGCGCGACGACCAGCGCGACGTAGTCGCCGCGGAAGCGCACCCGGTCGTCCTGGAACGGCGGCACCGGTGCCCGCCCGGCGGCCGACTCGTTCGGCCGGGCGACGCGCGGGGCGTTGCGATGGGTGATCACCTCGACCACGCCGGGCGCCGCCAGCGCGTCGGTGGTGTCGACGAGCGTGACGGTGCCGGCCGCCACGGTGCTGCCCACCAGCACGCCGACCAGCGCGTCGCGGGGGGCGAGGTCGTCGGCGTAGGGGACCCCGCCGGTCACCTTGAGGGGACCGTCGACGCGGGTCGCGTCGTCGCCGATCACGGGCTGTTCGGTGCGGCTGCTGGTGCGCTCGGACGTCGTGGTCACGCGCTCGCTCCTGTCACGTCGCGGAGCTGGCGCACGAGGGTGCGGCGGGCCAGCTCGGGCTTGAAGGTGGTGCCGGGGACGGTGAAGGCGTCCGCGAGCTCGGCCTCGGCGGCCTGCTCGAACAGCGCGAGCGTCGGCCGCTGCCCGGCCAGGACCTCCTCGGCGCGGCGGGCCCGCCAGGGCACCGACCCGACGCCGCCGAGCCCGATCGCGACGTGGGCGAGGCGGTCGTCCTCGACCCGGGCGACGACGGCCGCGGACGTGAGTGCGAACTCGTACGACGCGCGCTCGCGCACCTTGAGGTAGCCGGTGCGGGCGTCGGGGAGCGGGACCTCGAGGTGGGTGAGGAGCTCACCGGCCCGGAGCGTGTTGTCGCGAGCGGGGTCGTCGTCGGCGCGGACGTGCAGGTCGGTGACCGGCACCGTGCGCGTGCCGTCCGGGCCGAGCAGCCGCACGCGCGCGTCCAGCGCCACGAGGGCGACCGCGAGGTCGGAGGGGTGCGCCGAGATGCAGCCGGCGTCGACGCCGAGGACGGCGTGCATCCGGGCCGTGCCCTCGACCGCCGCGCACCCGCTGCCGGGGACCCGCTTGTTGCACTGGGCGACCTCCGGGTCGCGGAAGTAGCGGCAGCGGGTCCGCTGCAGCAGGTTGCCGCCGACGGTGGCCATGGTGCGGAGCTGGGGTGAGGCGGCGAGCAGCAGCGAGTCGCGCAGGACGTCGAGGCCCGCGACCGCGTCGTGCACCGCCAGGTCGGCCATCGTCACCCCGGCGCCGACCACGAGGACGTCGTCCTCGCGCGCGACGTCGACGAGCGGGAGGTCGGTGATGTCCACGAGGGTGCCGGGCGACCAGACGCCGTCCTTCATCAGGTCGTACTGCGTGGTGCCGCCGGCGAGGACGACGACGTCGTCGGGCGTCTGGACGGCTCGCGCGACGGCGTCGGAGGTCAGCGCCGCGGCGGCTGCGGCGACGTCGTCGGCGCGGACGTGGGTGAAGGGGTGCACGTCAGGCCTCCGTCGCGGCGGCAGCCGGGCCCGAGCCGGCGGCGGCGAGGACCGCGTCGACGATGCGCGGGTACGCGCCGCAGCGGCACAGGTTGCCGCTCATCAGCTCGCGGACCTCCTCGGCCCCGGGGCGTTCGACCTCGTCGAGCAGCGCCACCGCCGACATCACCTGCCCGGCCGTGCACGCGCCGCACTGGAAGGCGTCGCAGTCGAGGAACGCCTGCTGGACCGGGTGCAGCGCGTCGCCGGTCCCGATGCCCTCGATGGTGGTGACCGCGTGCCCCTCGGCCTGTACTGCGAGGGTGAGGCAGGAGAGGCGGCGGCGGCCGTCGAGGTGGACGGTGCAGGCGCCGCACGCTCCCTGGTCGCAACCCTTCTGCGTGCCGGTGAGGCCGAGGTCGTCGCGCAGCAGGTCGAGCAACGAGCGCCGCGTGTCCACCTCCACCACGTGCTGGTCCCCGTTGACGGTCAGGTTGACGGACGTCCGGCTCATCGCACCATGGAAGCAGGAGTGGCGGTCGCGGAGATCACCCCTCGGTGCCTGTGCTCAGCGCTCGGCGTCGACGTAGTCGGGCTCGGTGGTGTCGAGGCGCTCGTGCGCGGTGGTGCCGGAGCGCTCCCCGCGGGGGACGGCCCCGACGGCCCGCGCCAGCCCGAAGTCGGTCATGTTCGCGTAGACGCTCTCGATCCGGTCGCTCGGCACGACGTAGGTCTCGTGGAAGATCCCGACGTCGCCGGTCGCGGCCGCCCGCTTGTTGAAGGCGCCCCAGGCGGGCGCGTGCGACAGCGAGGCGTCGCGGGCGTAGGCGCCGAGCTCTTCGGCGCTGCGCCAGTACTGGATGGTGAGCAGGACGCGTCCGGCCCAGAAGGTCTGCACCCCGAGCAGGCCGCGGTCGGCCTCGGCGAGCTCGCGCAGCATCTTCGGCATGCCGACGAAGGAGGGCCACCAGCTGCGGACCTTGCGCAGGCGGTTGATGCGCATCCCGATCACGAAGACGACGACGTCGTCGCCCTGCGGGTCGGCGACGACCTGCCCGCTCCGCACGCCGCGGGGCGCGCGGCCCTCGGCGGCGGCGTACGCCCGCGGGACACGCCGGCTGCTCGGTGCTGCCATGACACCCTCCTGGATAGTTGTAGTCTCTACGTGGAGAGTGGCACTATCCAGCAAGTGGGTCAAGGGGGTCGTCGTGCGGATGTCGGAGCTGGCGGAGCGGACCGGGGTGCCGGTGCCGACCATCAAGTACTACGTCCGCGAGGGGCTGCTGCCCGAGGGCGAGAAGCGCACGCCACGCCTCACCGACTACGACGAGCGCCACGTGCGCCGCCTCGAGCTGCTGCGGATCCTCCGCGAGGTCGGCGACGTGCCCGTCGAGGGGCTGCGCCGCCTGGTCGCGGCGACCGAGGTGCGCGGCACCGTCCAGGAGCTGTTCGCGGTCGCGGCCGACGCGATCGCGCCGACCCCGCCCGCGGCCGGTCCGGCCCGCGAGGCCACCCGGGCCGTGGCGGACCGGCTGATCGCCGAGGCGGGGTGGCACCACGTCCGGGCCGAGTCGGTGGACCGCGACAACCTCGCGGCGACGCTCGAGCTGCTCGGCGCCTACGACACCCACCCGCGCGACCCGGCCGAGCTCGCCCCCTACCTCGCGGCCGCCGACCAGCTCGCCCGCGACGAGATCGGCCACCTCGACGGCAGCAAGGACCGGGTCGGGCTGCTGGAGGAGATGATCGTGGGACAGGTGGTCTTCGCCACCGTCCTCACCACGCTGCGGCGGCTCGCCGAGGAGCACCACTCCTACGAGCGGTTCGCCGAGGACCGACGCGACTGAGTCCCGGTCCCGGGCTCAGGCGCCGGGGGTGACCAGCTGGATCCGCGGACCGCGACCGGGCTCGGGCCGGGCGTCGTAGTCGGGCGTCGCGTCGTAGGGCTGCCACGCGAGGTACGTCGCGAGGTGCCGCCGCACGCTCGGCAGGACGTCGTCGACGGTGACGTCGCGGCCGAGCTCGCGGCTCAGCGACGTGACGCCCGCGTCGGCGATCCCGCACGGCACGAACCGGTCGTACCACCCCAGGTCGACGTCGCAGTTGAGCGCGAAACCGTGCATCGTGACGCCGCGGCTGACCCGGATGCCGATCGCGGCGATCTTGCGCTCCGGCCCGCGGTCGTCCTCGCGCAGCCACACGCCGCTGCGCCCGGGGATGCGCGCCGTGGTGACGCCGTGGTCGGTGCACACCGCGATCAGCGCCTCCTCGACGCGCCGCACGTAGTCGACGACCTTGACGTGGTCGGGCAGCGCGACGATCGGGTAGCCGACGAGCTGGCCGGGGCCGTGGAAGGTGATCTTGCCGCCGCGGTCGACGTCGATGACGGGGGCGCCGCCCGGGTCGGCCGGGCGCTCGTGCGGGTCGGTGCGCTTGCCGGCGGTGAAGACCGGCGGGTGCTCGAGCAGCAGGACGGTGCCACCGCGGGTGCCGGCGACGACCTCCTCGTGCACCCGCCGCTGCACGTCCCACGCGGCGAGGTAGTCGACGGCGTCGTCGCCGAGCCCGGCGACCTCGAAGTCCAGCGCGTTCACGTCCAGCGACATGCCTGCGAGCCTACGCCGTCGTGCCTGTGGACGACGCCCGACGTCCGGGCCCCGGATCGGCGAGGCTGGCCGGGTGGACCCACGCCGCCTCGTCCCCGCCCTCACCGCCCTCGCGTGTGCCTGCGTCGTCCTCACGGCCGTCGTCGGCTGGGCCCGGTCGCACCCGGACGGGGCCACGCCACCGCCGGCGGAGGTCGCGCCGGCCGCGCCCACGGCCGACGCCGCGGCGGAGGGACCGAGCGGGGTGCTCGCCGCCTGGGACCGGCGGCGGTCGGCGGCGTGGGCGACCGGCGACGTGAGCGCGCTGCGGAGGCTCTACGTCCCGGGCTCGCGCGCGGGGGCGGCCGACGTCGCGCTGCTGCGCCGCTACCTCGCCCGTGGGCTGAGGGTCGACGGGCTCACCACGCAGGTGCTGGCCCTGCGGGTGGTCGAGCGCTCACCGGACCGGCTGGTGCTGCGCACCACCGACCGGGTGGTCGGCGCGGTCGCGGTCGGTCCCGACGGTGCGGTGCCGCTGCCGGTCGCGCGGCCCGGTGCGCGGGAGGTGGTGCTGGCGCGGAGCGCCGACGGCGGGTGGCGGGTCGTGGAGGCGACCGGTCAGGACAGCGCCGCCGCCAGCACCTCGCGCACGTCCTCGTCCTCGAAGTCGTAGCCGGCCCGCTCCAGCGCGGCCGGACGGGCGTTGACCGAGGCCAGCAGCTCCGAGGAGAGGTCGCCGGCGGCGACCTTGAGGATCGCGGCGGGCGCGGCGAGGAAGGCGGGGCGGCGTACGGCCCGGGCGAGCTCGCGGGTGAACTCGGCGTTGGTCGGGGTGGTCGGGCAGCAGAGGTTGAAGGCGCCGGACACGTCGCGCGACTCCAGCAGGTAGGCCACCGAGCCGATCCAGTCGCGCAGCGAGATCATCGGGAAGTACTGCTCGCCCGAGCCCAGGCGCGCGCCGAGCCCGGCCTTGAACAGCAGCCGCAGCTGCCGGAGCGGGGGAGAGGTGCGGTCCATCACCGGCGCGGTGCGCAGCACGCACACCCGGGCGCCGGCGTCGCGGGCCGGGTCCGCGGCCGCGGACCACTCGCGGGTGACCCGGGTGAGGAAGGCGTCGCCGCGGCTGTCGGCGTCCTCGGTGACGAGCGCGTCGCCGTGGTCGCCGTACCAGGCGATGCCGTTGCCGGCGAGCAGCGCGGGCGGCCGCTCGGCGGCGGCGACGGTGCGGGCGAGCAGCCCGGTCGTCGAGATCCGGCTCTCCAGGACCTCCTCGGCCCAGCGGCCCGAGTGCGGGTTGCCGGCGATGCTCGCGCCCGCCAGGTTGACCACGGCGTCCGCCCGGGTGACCACCGCCGCGTCGACCTCGCCGCGCGAGGGGTCCCAGCGGGACTCGTGCGAGGAGGTGGGGTCGCGGCGCACGAGGGTGGTCACCTCGTGGCCGTGGGACCGCAGGTGCTCGGTCAGGTGGGTGCCGAGGAACCCGGACGCTCCGGCGATGACGACGCGCATGCGCCCACCCAACCATGCGGACCAAAGCGGCCCCGCCCGGACGGGTCAGCCGGCGAGGTGCCCCCAGCGCGCGGTCAGCCGCTCCCACGGACCCTGGTCGACGACGCGCCCGGCGTCGAGCACGACGACCCGGTCGGCGCGGGCGAGGGCCGCGGCCTTGCTGGTCGCGCCGATCACCGTCGAGCCGCGCGAGCGCAGCGCCTCCCAGAGCTCGATCTCGGTGGCGGCGTCGAGCGCGGACGAGACGTCGTCTGCGAGCAGCACGTCGGCGTCGCACGCCAGCGCCCGGGCCAGCGCAAGGCGCTGCACCTGCCCGCCGGAGAGGCGTACGCCCCGGTGTCCCACGAGCGAGTCCGGGCCGCCGGCCTCGGCGACGTCGCGACCCATCCGGGCGGCGTCGAGGGCCGGCACCACCGGGCGGCCGGGGTGGTCGAGCCCGACGTTGCCGGTGAACGTCCCCGACAGCACGCGCGGGACCTGGGCGACGTGGGCGACCCGCGCCGGCCGCAGCGCGGTCTGCGGGTCGTCGACGGGCACGTCGTTCCAGAGGATCTCCCCGGTGCTGCCGACCAGCCCGGCGAGGGCCCCGAGCAGGCTCGACTTGCCCGAGCCGACCTGGCCGAGCAGCAGCACGAGCTCGCCGGAGCGCACCTCGAGGTCGACGTCCTGGACGCCGAGGGTGCCGTCGTCGTGGACCGCGGAGAGCTCGCGCAGGGTGAGGGTGCGCAGCGGGTCGCGCACCGGGGTCGGCGGCGCGTCCGCGGTGCCCTCGGAGAGGTCCATCCCGGCGGGCAGGACCATCAGGTCGCCGCCGCCGGCCAGCGCGCTGGTGGCGTGCATCCACGCGCGGGTGCCCGGGGCCTCCGTCACCACGGCGCCCGCGACCCGGCCGAACCAGTCGAACCCGCTGACGGCGTTGGCGACCAGCAGCGCGGTCGCGAGCTCCCAGCGCCCGGCGAGCAGCCCGGCCCACGCGGCGACGACGCCGCACTGCACCATTACGACGGGCACACCGTCGAGGAGCGACTGGACGCGGTGCTCGCGCACCGCGGCGTCGACCCGGCCGCTGTCGACCTCGCGGAGGTGGTGGTGCAGCTGGGGCGTGGCCGCGGCCAGCTTGACGGTGCGGATCGACTCGAGGGTCGACACGAGCGACTGCCCGAAGCGGGCGCGCGCGGTGGACGCCGCGGCGGCCGACCGGCCCGCGACCCGGCGCCCGAGCGAGGACGCGAGGGCCGAGGCCGTCATGACGGCCAGGAGGATCGCGCCGGCGACCCACGTGCCGGCGATCAGGGCGGTCAGCCCGGCGACGACGAGGCCGTTGACGAAGTCGACCCAGCGGTCGGTGTAGCGCGCGATGCGGTCGGCGTCCATGGCCCGCGCGACGACCTCGCCGGGCGGGGTGCGGACGAGGCGGCGCTGGGAGGTCTGCCCGGCCAGCACCGCGGCCCGCACCCGCATCCGGACCTCGACCCACCAGTGCGGGTAGGTCCAGAACGCCTGCGAGAGCAGCAGCGGGCCCACCATCAGCGAGGCGACGAGTGCCACGACCAGCCAGGGCGAGACGTCGCCGCCCTGGAGCGAGGTCACGACGTGGCCCCAGACGAAGCCGGTGACCGCGCCGTAGGCGCCGGTGATCGAGGCGGCCAGGAAGAGCGCCGCCCCGACCAGGCCCCACTCCGGCTTGAGCCGGATGCAGTGCCAGACCTGGCGCATCAGCCCGAGCGGCGGGTCGACGTGCGGCGGCTCGGGCGGCGTCGTGCTGCGGCGCACCGAGCCGATCGCCGTGTCGTCGTGGTGGTGCTCCTCGACCGCCACCTCGTGGGCGGCGGCCTCGAGGAGGTCGCGGAACGGTCCGTCGGCGACGGCGAGGCGCTCGCGCGGCCCCTGCTGCACGACCCGGCCCGACTCGAGCACGGCGACCTGCTCGGCGCGCTCGGTCGTCGAGAGCCGGTGGGCGACGAGGATGCCGGTGCGGCCGGCGATCAGCCGGTCGGCAGCGCGCACGACCCGGGCCTCGGTCACGGGGTCCATCCGGGCCGTCGCCTCGTCGAGGACCACGATGCTGACGTCGCGCACCAGGAGGCGGGCGAACGCGACGAGCTGCTCCTCGCCGGCGGACAGCGTGGTGCCGCCGGGCCCGAGCCGCGTCTCGAGGCCGTCGGGGAGACCGGCGACCCACTCGGTGAGGCCGAGCTCCTCGACGGCGGCGACGACCTGCGCCCGCGGTGTGTCGGAGAAGAGGGTGATGTTGTCGGCCAGGCTGCCGGCGAGGATCTCGGTGCGCTGGGTGACCACGCCGACGGCGGAGCGCAGGAGCTGGAGGTCGAGGTCGCGGACGTCGGTGCCGCCGATGAACACCGACCCGCGGGGCGGCTCGACGGCCCGCGACAGCAGCGAGGCCAGCGTCGACTTGCCGGACCCGGTGCGGCCGACGAGGGCGCAGGTGTGGCCGGCGGGGACGGTGAGGTCGACGTCGCGGAGCGCGAAGGTGCCGTGGCCGTAGGAGAAGGCGAGG
Above is a genomic segment from Nocardioides okcheonensis containing:
- a CDS encoding ATP-binding cassette domain-containing protein — its product is MTQTQPRTTPAPTPAEEGLPAGRVPVDWRRVRRPLTVVCLSMALVGAIASSLGSVVAGRLAESPTSTLVALLATCVVGGAFVDTAARTLWGVVVDRAEGRLRADLIDAAMAQPLSELSEQAVGEVLDRIDDDTWEVGQLMRWGVWMALRTLLSAGPLWLVAGLTWWPSAVLFPLCAVLVWFAIRRLLPQIAERKVLEEAAWTDHAASTEEGVAARDDIRTSLGQSHVLRRNAELAAEIHRRLRRVLAIEVSVTRRSGALLHGVLAATGVVGVALVLAGDLTTARLVTLFLVTTMFVGQVDMLARHLPDLQEGMGAVLRLRGMLAVPAEPVGGEALPTGPLDVELRGLAFSYGHGTFALRDVDLTVPAGHTCALVGRTGSGKSTLASLLSRAVEPPRGSVFIGGTDVRDLDLQLLRSAVGVVTQRTEILAGSLADNITLFSDTPRAQVVAAVEELGLTEWVAGLPDGLETRLGPGGTTLSAGEEQLVAFARLLVRDVSIVVLDEATARMDPVTEARVVRAADRLIAGRTGILVAHRLSTTERAEQVAVLESGRVVQQGPRERLAVADGPFRDLLEAAAHEVAVEEHHHDDTAIGSVRRSTTPPEPPHVDPPLGLMRQVWHCIRLKPEWGLVGAALFLAASITGAYGAVTGFVWGHVVTSLQGGDVSPWLVVALVASLMVGPLLLSQAFWTYPHWWVEVRMRVRAAVLAGQTSQRRLVRTPPGEVVARAMDADRIARYTDRWVDFVNGLVVAGLTALIAGTWVAGAILLAVMTASALASSLGRRVAGRSAAAASTARARFGQSLVSTLESIRTVKLAAATPQLHHHLREVDSGRVDAAVREHRVQSLLDGVPVVMVQCGVVAAWAGLLAGRWELATALLVANAVSGFDWFGRVAGAVVTEAPGTRAWMHATSALAGGGDLMVLPAGMDLSEGTADAPPTPVRDPLRTLTLRELSAVHDDGTLGVQDVDLEVRSGELVLLLGQVGSGKSSLLGALAGLVGSTGEILWNDVPVDDPQTALRPARVAHVAQVPRVLSGTFTGNVGLDHPGRPVVPALDAARMGRDVAEAGGPDSLVGHRGVRLSGGQVQRLALARALACDADVLLADDVSSALDAATEIELWEALRSRGSTVIGATSKAAALARADRVVVLDAGRVVDQGPWERLTARWGHLAG
- a CDS encoding DUF4191 domain-containing protein, whose protein sequence is MSTPASTPTSRRGQIMQTYQMAKRSDPRLGLIILATFVVGAAAGFGLMWLLPGDGALSLVISIIGAFMIGMLAALIVFGRRAQKAAYTQMEGQPAAAAGALQMLRRGWKVAPVVGFTKQQDVVHRVVGPPGIVLVGEGSSQSRVKALLATERKKHERVAYEVPIHEVVCGRGDGEVPLPKLVRHVQKLGRNVKPAEMTDILQRLKALDAQRGKLPLPKGPVPTSMKGMRSQQRGR
- a CDS encoding xanthine dehydrogenase family protein molybdopterin-binding subunit, translating into MTTTSERTSSRTEQPVIGDDATRVDGPLKVTGGVPYADDLAPRDALVGVLVGSTVAAGTVTLVDTTDALAAPGVVEVITHRNAPRVARPNESAAGRAPVPPFQDDRVRFRGDYVALVVAQTREEAVHAASLLHVHVDADEPVVDLNDPRAVREDDDPVGADSVRGDLERGLAEADVVVEADYATGDNTNNPIGLFAACAQWDGDALTMWATTQWPFNVADSLAEAFDVPREGVQVLCPYLGGGFGSGLRPWPFIHAAAMAARVVGRPVRVVLSRTQMFTGVGHRPETVQRVRLGARRDGTLTAVEHTATVPAALDDDNPEDVVSGTRQGYAVEHLRTDVDQVRLHISPPGSMRAPGEAQGNFALETALDELAVELGVDPVELRLRNYAETNPDQDDLPWSSKALDECLRRGAELIGWDDRDPTPRSMRDGDDLVGYGMAAVSFFYFQQPCSVRLVVRADGSAVVHSSAMDIGTGTYTVVTQVAARHLGLDLADVEVVLGDSSLPASPPAGGSGLAMAITNAVARAAASLLDDLGLGDAPGRAALSGAVGQRDEVSAEATATPPDPSEVGMSPSGAFGAKFAKVRVDADLGLVRVERLVSVVDCGEVLNERTARSQVVGGTVGGIGHALLEHTVTDLHAGPQTGRITNAHLADYLVAVSADVPDLEVEFVGGPDRLNPVGVKGVGEIGLCGVAAAIGNAVFHATGRRVRRLPITPDLLL
- a CDS encoding MerR family transcriptional regulator, whose product is MSELAERTGVPVPTIKYYVREGLLPEGEKRTPRLTDYDERHVRRLELLRILREVGDVPVEGLRRLVAATEVRGTVQELFAVAADAIAPTPPAAGPAREATRAVADRLIAEAGWHHVRAESVDRDNLAATLELLGAYDTHPRDPAELAPYLAAADQLARDEIGHLDGSKDRVGLLEEMIVGQVVFATVLTTLRRLAEEHHSYERFAEDRRD
- the lipA gene encoding lipoyl synthase encodes the protein MTAPAPEGRKLLRLEIRNAETPIERKPEWIKTKAKMGPEYTALQNLVKSEGLHTVCQEAGCPNIFECWEDREATFLIGGEQCTRRCDFCQIDTGKPAPLDRDEPRRVAESVQKMQLKYATITGVARDDLPDGGAWLYAETVRAIHALNPGTGVENLIPDFNGKPDLLTEVFESRPEVLAHNVETVPRIFKRIRPAFRYDRSLDVITQARDFGLVTKSNLILGMGETREEVSQALRDLHDAGCELITITQYLRPSPRHHPVERWVKPEEFVELKAEADEIGFAGALSGPLVRSSYRAGRLYGQAMDARAAATV
- a CDS encoding DUF4188 domain-containing protein, with the protein product MAAPSSRRVPRAYAAAEGRAPRGVRSGQVVADPQGDDVVVFVIGMRINRLRKVRSWWPSFVGMPKMLRELAEADRGLLGVQTFWAGRVLLTIQYWRSAEELGAYARDASLSHAPAWGAFNKRAAATGDVGIFHETYVVPSDRIESVYANMTDFGLARAVGAVPRGERSGTTAHERLDTTEPDYVDAER
- a CDS encoding FAD binding domain-containing protein, which encodes MHPFTHVRADDVAAAAAALTSDAVARAVQTPDDVVVLAGGTTQYDLMKDGVWSPGTLVDITDLPLVDVAREDDVLVVGAGVTMADLAVHDAVAGLDVLRDSLLLAASPQLRTMATVGGNLLQRTRCRYFRDPEVAQCNKRVPGSGCAAVEGTARMHAVLGVDAGCISAHPSDLAVALVALDARVRLLGPDGTRTVPVTDLHVRADDDPARDNTLRAGELLTHLEVPLPDARTGYLKVRERASYEFALTSAAVVARVEDDRLAHVAIGLGGVGSVPWRARRAEEVLAGQRPTLALFEQAAEAELADAFTVPGTTFKPELARRTLVRQLRDVTGASA
- a CDS encoding (2Fe-2S)-binding protein, with protein sequence MSRTSVNLTVNGDQHVVEVDTRRSLLDLLRDDLGLTGTQKGCDQGACGACTVHLDGRRRLSCLTLAVQAEGHAVTTIEGIGTGDALHPVQQAFLDCDAFQCGACTAGQVMSAVALLDEVERPGAEEVRELMSGNLCRCGAYPRIVDAVLAAAGSGPAAAATEA
- the lipB gene encoding lipoyl(octanoyl) transferase LipB → MSLDVNALDFEVAGLGDDAVDYLAAWDVQRRVHEEVVAGTRGGTVLLLEHPPVFTAGKRTDPHERPADPGGAPVIDVDRGGKITFHGPGQLVGYPIVALPDHVKVVDYVRRVEEALIAVCTDHGVTTARIPGRSGVWLREDDRGPERKIAAIGIRVSRGVTMHGFALNCDVDLGWYDRFVPCGIADAGVTSLSRELGRDVTVDDVLPSVRRHLATYLAWQPYDATPDYDARPEPGRGPRIQLVTPGA
- a CDS encoding TIGR01777 family oxidoreductase, whose translation is MRVVIAGASGFLGTHLTEHLRSHGHEVTTLVRRDPTSSHESRWDPSRGEVDAAVVTRADAVVNLAGASIAGNPHSGRWAEEVLESRISTTGLLARTVAAAERPPALLAGNGIAWYGDHGDALVTEDADSRGDAFLTRVTREWSAAADPARDAGARVCVLRTAPVMDRTSPPLRQLRLLFKAGLGARLGSGEQYFPMISLRDWIGSVAYLLESRDVSGAFNLCCPTTPTNAEFTRELARAVRRPAFLAAPAAILKVAAGDLSSELLASVNARPAALERAGYDFEDEDVREVLAAALS